A region from the Catellatospora sp. TT07R-123 genome encodes:
- a CDS encoding TrmB family transcriptional regulator: MLGALGLDPTEERVYRALLGRPSTTAMLLADVLELPEPDVDRALSRLVGSGLAQRSGGEAYVAAPPAMALGAMITERRDGLRMAEQALVTLAEEHRAAVAGRSIGELIEVLSGVDAIRHRFQQVQQAARKEIRHFVTAPYIAVPPGSNAQEDAAAERGVRFRVVLERPVLAEPGIVPEIMDSLQRGLELRVADSLPMKLILADEDLALVPIAVSFLPGSEPGAVLLHRSALLAALEALFEIVWQRAYPLELAAFTGGELPYAEVESDGPTPLDRRIMALLLSGLTDQAVATQLDLSLRTLQRRLRHLMDLAGVDTRMQLGWHAARHGWA, encoded by the coding sequence ATGCTGGGCGCGCTGGGGCTCGACCCCACCGAGGAGCGGGTCTACCGCGCCCTGCTCGGCCGGCCCAGCACCACCGCGATGCTGCTGGCCGACGTGCTTGAGCTGCCCGAACCGGACGTGGACCGGGCACTGTCCCGATTGGTCGGGTCCGGCCTGGCCCAGCGCTCCGGCGGGGAGGCGTACGTCGCAGCGCCGCCCGCGATGGCGCTCGGCGCCATGATCACCGAACGGCGCGACGGCCTGCGCATGGCCGAGCAGGCGCTGGTCACCCTCGCCGAGGAGCACCGCGCGGCGGTGGCCGGGCGCAGCATCGGCGAGCTGATCGAGGTGCTGTCCGGCGTCGACGCGATCCGCCACCGGTTCCAGCAGGTGCAGCAGGCGGCCCGCAAGGAGATCCGGCACTTCGTCACGGCGCCGTACATCGCGGTGCCGCCGGGCTCGAACGCCCAGGAGGACGCCGCGGCCGAACGGGGCGTGCGCTTCCGGGTGGTGCTGGAGCGGCCGGTGCTGGCCGAGCCCGGCATCGTGCCGGAGATCATGGACTCACTCCAGCGAGGCCTGGAGCTGCGCGTCGCGGACTCGCTGCCGATGAAGCTCATCCTGGCCGACGAGGACCTGGCGCTGGTGCCGATCGCGGTGTCGTTCCTGCCCGGCAGCGAGCCCGGCGCCGTCCTGCTGCACCGCAGCGCGCTGCTGGCCGCGCTGGAGGCGCTGTTCGAGATCGTGTGGCAGCGGGCGTACCCGCTGGAGCTGGCCGCGTTCACGGGCGGCGAGCTGCCGTACGCGGAGGTGGAGTCGGACGGGCCCACCCCGCTGGACCGGCGGATCATGGCGTTGCTGCTGTCCGGCCTGACCGACCAGGCCGTGGCCACGCAGCTCGACCTGTCCCTGCGTACGCTCCAGCGCCGGCTGCGCCACCTGATGGACCTGGCCGGGGTCGACACCCGCATGCAGCTCGGCTGGCACGCCGCCCGCCACGGCTGGGCCTGA
- a CDS encoding helix-turn-helix domain-containing protein has protein sequence MWYRIRGSRGVKQALQGARRERGLTQAQLAGLVGTDRTTILNMEAGRNPAVNRLVEAFATMGFDLIAVPRTAHVSVAEGAPDSHE, from the coding sequence ATGTGGTACCGCATTCGGGGTAGCCGGGGCGTCAAACAGGCGCTCCAGGGCGCTCGACGCGAGCGCGGCCTGACCCAGGCACAGCTCGCCGGCCTCGTCGGAACCGACCGCACCACCATCCTGAACATGGAAGCCGGGCGCAATCCGGCCGTCAATCGCCTCGTCGAGGCATTCGCCACCATGGGGTTCGACCTCATCGCGGTGCCACGTACCGCTCATGTCAGCGTCGCCGAGGGGGCACCCGACAGTCATGAGTGA
- a CDS encoding TetR family transcriptional regulator, with protein MSTPAVSTGPLRRVPVQGRSVARVQRMLDACAELIDEVGYDGLSTTLLAERAGVAIGSVYQFFPDKRAIVQALTLRNVEAYMERLAERIPAGELAHWWDGVDGAIEEYIELHRSVPGFRTLHFGDVVDVHLIDPERDNNAVIADHLADLLIRFHNAPDGPELRFALTISVEAADALIKLAFRRHPDGDAAVLAESKRLVRGYLQTFALA; from the coding sequence GTGTCCACACCAGCAGTCAGTACCGGCCCGCTGCGGCGGGTGCCGGTGCAGGGCCGCAGTGTCGCGCGGGTACAGCGCATGCTCGACGCGTGCGCTGAGTTGATCGACGAGGTCGGCTACGACGGCCTCAGCACGACGCTGCTCGCCGAGCGGGCCGGCGTCGCGATCGGCTCTGTCTACCAGTTCTTCCCGGACAAGCGGGCCATCGTGCAGGCGCTGACGCTGCGCAACGTCGAGGCGTACATGGAGCGGCTGGCCGAGCGGATCCCCGCCGGTGAGCTCGCCCACTGGTGGGACGGCGTCGACGGGGCGATCGAGGAGTACATCGAGCTGCACCGCAGCGTGCCCGGCTTCCGTACGCTGCACTTCGGCGACGTCGTCGACGTGCACCTGATCGACCCGGAGCGCGACAACAACGCGGTCATCGCCGATCACCTCGCCGACCTGCTGATCCGTTTCCACAACGCGCCGGACGGCCCGGAGCTGCGGTTCGCGCTGACCATCTCGGTCGAAGCCGCCGACGCGCTGATCAAGCTGGCGTTCCGCCGCCACCCGGACGGGGACGCCGCCGTGCTGGCCGAGTCCAAGCGCCTGGTTCGCGGCTACCTCCAGACGTTCGCCCTCGCCTGA
- the topA gene encoding type I DNA topoisomerase — translation MPTASRNRLVIVESPAKAKTISGYLGPGYVVEASLGHIRDLPAGSKQMPEKYKKEPWAYLGVDVDNGFAPVYIVNPDRAKHVSKLKALLKDADEVLLATDEDREGEAIAWHLVETLKPRVPVKRMVFHEITKPAIQAAVANPREIDRDLVDAQETRRILDRLYGYDVSAVLWKKVQRGLSAGRVQSVATRIVVEREKQRMAFRAADYWDITATLAVQKPGDGPRTFTATLIALDGDRIASGKDFEPTTGRLKPGSGVVQLDGDGARGLAARLDDRPFTVTRVEEKPYRRKPYPPFITSTLQQEAARKLRFSSAATMRTAQRLYENGYITYMRTDSVNLSESALAAARTQIAELYGSGAVPPQPRRYTGKVKNAQEAHEAIRPAGENFRTPGAVRNELSTEEYKLYELIWQRTVASQMTDAVGMSVSVRIRATTAAGEDADFGSSGRTITDPGFLRAYVESSDDESAEADDAERKLPVLVKDQPLTEEGLEAVGHTTQPPSRYTEASLVKALEELGIGRPSTYASIMQTIQDRGYVTKRGQALIPTFVAFAVIGLLEQHYPRLVDYGFTAAMEDQLDQIAGGDATALEFLTSFYFGSPTAEEGSVAQAGGLKKLVTEHLGEIDARSINSIKLFTDEQGRDVVVRVGKYGPYLQRGANVNGHGTGTGTGTGSDIDPDAETASEGDRVSVPDGLAPDELTPEKIEELFLGGGGERSLGDHPETGEPVVLKSGRYGPYVSSGEINSSLLKTHTPDTLTLADALRLLSLPRLVGKDADGTEIFAKNGRYGPYIERAGDSRSLENEEQLFTVTLAEALTLLAAPKQRGRRTAQPPLREMGVDPLTEKQLVIKDGRFGPYVTDGESNASLRRGQSPESLTIEQASEMLSEKRAKGPAPKKAVKKAPAKKAAAATKATATKAAAKKTTAKKATAAKAVEKAAEPAKSVPKKAAAKKTAS, via the coding sequence GTGCCGACTGCTTCCAGGAACCGGCTGGTGATCGTCGAGTCCCCGGCGAAGGCGAAGACCATCTCGGGCTACCTCGGCCCGGGATACGTCGTCGAGGCGAGCCTCGGGCACATCCGCGACCTCCCTGCGGGGTCCAAGCAGATGCCGGAGAAGTACAAGAAGGAGCCGTGGGCCTACCTCGGCGTCGACGTCGACAACGGCTTCGCTCCCGTATATATCGTCAACCCGGACCGGGCCAAGCACGTCAGCAAGCTGAAGGCGCTGCTCAAGGACGCCGACGAGGTCCTGCTGGCGACAGATGAGGACCGCGAGGGCGAGGCGATCGCCTGGCACCTGGTCGAGACGCTGAAGCCGCGCGTCCCGGTCAAGCGGATGGTCTTCCACGAGATCACCAAGCCGGCCATCCAGGCGGCCGTGGCCAACCCGCGCGAGATCGACCGCGACCTGGTCGACGCGCAGGAGACCCGCCGCATCCTGGACCGCCTCTACGGCTACGACGTGTCGGCGGTGCTGTGGAAGAAGGTGCAGCGCGGCCTGTCCGCGGGCCGGGTGCAGTCGGTGGCGACCCGCATCGTGGTCGAGCGCGAGAAGCAGCGGATGGCGTTCCGTGCCGCCGACTACTGGGACATCACCGCGACGCTCGCCGTCCAGAAGCCCGGTGACGGGCCTCGCACCTTCACCGCGACCCTGATCGCGCTGGACGGCGACCGCATCGCCTCCGGCAAGGACTTCGAGCCCACCACCGGCCGGCTCAAGCCCGGCTCCGGCGTGGTGCAGCTCGACGGCGACGGCGCCCGGGGGCTGGCCGCGCGGCTGGACGACCGGCCGTTCACGGTCACCCGGGTCGAGGAGAAGCCGTACCGGCGCAAGCCGTACCCCCCGTTCATCACCTCGACGCTCCAGCAGGAGGCGGCGCGCAAGCTGCGCTTCTCCTCGGCGGCGACGATGCGCACCGCCCAGCGGCTGTACGAGAACGGCTACATCACCTATATGCGTACCGACTCGGTGAACCTCTCCGAGTCGGCCCTGGCCGCCGCGCGGACCCAGATCGCCGAGCTCTACGGCTCCGGCGCGGTCCCGCCGCAGCCGCGCCGCTACACCGGCAAGGTCAAGAACGCGCAGGAGGCGCACGAGGCGATCCGCCCCGCGGGCGAGAACTTCCGCACCCCGGGCGCGGTCCGCAACGAGCTGTCGACCGAGGAGTACAAGCTCTACGAGCTGATCTGGCAGCGCACCGTCGCCTCGCAGATGACCGACGCGGTCGGCATGAGCGTCAGCGTGCGCATCCGGGCGACCACGGCGGCCGGTGAGGACGCCGACTTCGGCTCCAGCGGCCGCACCATCACCGACCCCGGCTTCCTGCGGGCGTACGTCGAGTCGTCCGACGACGAGTCGGCCGAGGCCGACGACGCCGAGCGCAAGCTGCCGGTGCTGGTCAAGGACCAGCCGCTGACGGAGGAGGGGCTGGAGGCGGTCGGGCACACGACCCAGCCGCCATCCCGCTACACCGAGGCGTCGCTGGTCAAGGCGCTGGAGGAGCTGGGCATCGGGCGCCCGTCGACGTACGCGTCGATCATGCAGACGATCCAGGACCGCGGCTACGTCACCAAGCGCGGCCAGGCGCTGATCCCGACCTTCGTCGCGTTCGCGGTGATCGGGCTGCTGGAGCAGCACTACCCGCGCCTGGTCGACTACGGCTTCACCGCCGCGATGGAGGACCAGCTCGACCAGATCGCGGGCGGCGACGCCACCGCGCTGGAGTTCCTGACCTCCTTCTACTTCGGCTCGCCGACGGCGGAGGAGGGCTCGGTCGCGCAGGCCGGCGGCCTGAAGAAGCTGGTCACCGAGCACCTGGGCGAGATCGACGCGCGCAGCATCAACTCGATCAAGCTGTTCACCGACGAGCAGGGCCGCGACGTGGTCGTCCGCGTCGGCAAGTACGGGCCGTACCTCCAGCGCGGCGCGAACGTCAACGGGCACGGCACCGGCACCGGCACCGGCACCGGCAGCGACATCGACCCCGACGCCGAGACCGCGAGCGAGGGCGACCGCGTCTCCGTCCCGGACGGGCTGGCCCCCGACGAGCTGACCCCGGAGAAGATCGAGGAGCTGTTCCTCGGCGGCGGCGGCGAGCGCAGCCTCGGCGACCACCCGGAGACGGGCGAGCCGGTGGTGCTCAAGTCCGGCCGGTACGGGCCGTACGTCTCCAGTGGCGAGATCAACTCCTCGCTGCTCAAGACGCACACCCCGGACACGCTGACCCTGGCCGACGCGCTGCGGCTGCTGTCGCTGCCGCGCCTGGTCGGCAAGGACGCCGACGGCACCGAGATCTTCGCCAAGAACGGCCGGTACGGCCCGTACATCGAGCGGGCCGGCGACTCGCGCTCGCTGGAGAACGAGGAGCAGCTGTTCACGGTCACCCTGGCCGAGGCGCTGACGCTGCTGGCCGCCCCGAAGCAGCGGGGCCGCCGCACGGCGCAGCCGCCGCTGCGGGAGATGGGCGTCGACCCGCTGACGGAGAAGCAGCTCGTCATCAAGGACGGCCGGTTCGGCCCGTACGTCACCGACGGCGAGAGCAACGCCTCGCTGCGGCGCGGGCAGTCCCCGGAGAGTCTGACCATCGAGCAGGCCAGCGAGATGCTGTCGGAGAAGCGGGCGAAGGGGCCCGCCCCGAAGAAGGCGGTCAAGAAGGCACCGGCCAAGAAGGCCGCCGCGGCGACGAAGGCCACGGCGACCAAGGCGGCGGCGAAGAAGACGACGGCCAAGAAGGCGACCGCCGCGAAGGCGGTCGAGAAGGCCGCTGAGCCCGCCAAGAGTGTGCCGAAGAAGGCTGCCGCGAAGAAGACAGCAAGCTGA
- a CDS encoding S8 family serine peptidase, producing MFSPSHSPGTRRRRWQLVSAAAVVPLLAAGFAVLQAPASAAPSKPTVPAKPSATHKVTLVTGDVVTVTTMSDGRQIADVDRPDNAVGGVKIQEIKGDLYVIPDEAASLLYANKLDRRLFDVTDLIEMGYDDAKSSQVPLIATYTPAKTKAKTADPAAPRGSRLVRRLNGIHGASLSADKRQTRTFWTTVAPQGATALGSGVAKLWLDGQVKVDLKESVPLIGAPEAWAAGYDGHGVKVAVLDTGIDTTHPDLATQIDGTASFVPGESVIDIHGHGTHVASTIVGTGAASGGDYKGVAPGADLIVGKVLGGVEGNGADSWVLAGMEWAAQQGADIVSMSLGDSFPSDGTDPMSMAVDQLSAQYGTLFVIAAGNAGPQSISAPGAAASALTVAATDKQDGLAYFSSTGPLTNGAMKPDISAPGVDITAARSQQQVNPANDGMYWTISGTSMATPHVSGAAAILKQRHPDWTGQQLKEALMSSAKGLADWYNPYQVGTGRLDVAAAVRNTVRGTGTLFFGNYKWPHQPTDTAVTKDLTFTNSGTADVTLNLALTDTGGAFTLGAATVTVPAGGTATVPVTGDPQAAPNGSNTGYVVGTDAATGQPVTRTSVGLLKEDEAYDLNIKLVGRDGKPASGYVGINQAGSEWPWSLYVEGSTTLRMPPGTYTVSSYLDVAGAKADRSGLAVLVDPEVILAGGPADVALDASKARLLETEAPQHAENRQVIVNYKIHFNGTDPWYDIRGGYEVPPMYDDVYVSPTEKMTQGEFVFTSRWRKGEELLSLSGMAGLLHFETLVQAGSTLDTSADTMLAVYAGKGAPADYRKIKAKGRLVVVQRSDEVMPEERTAAAIAAGAKALIVVNDAPGGLLEIVGESTIPVATVHRDAGKLLIAMAKLGFVNLRVKQTEYTPFVYDLARAYPGQVPDKPLVYKPSQRDLVKIDARYYNAGAPAEGSGFRIDLTIIPALGFPEREWHPGTRVEWVTPDQEWAESHEQNSYGELPWVMVSGANTFAKGSTPRLDWFAPATRPGMSDSFGVQNSRAQNYMTWNVLAWGSSSDVMRLGGYLPWGATPEHLQVFQGDTPIYDNQFSGDMQWQEVPAGNLPYRAVLDAERPGDLFRLSTRTHSEWTFKSGYVDSDYFEPFSVLNLDYALETDLHGDVKANANQQITLHPVSMDHGTVPGKVTKVTLSVSYDDGATWQKVTLTKGADGYWTGSFKTANKAGGFVSIRASAETNSGYSVKNEIIRAYGLR from the coding sequence ATGTTCTCCCCCTCACATTCCCCCGGCACCCGTCGCAGGCGGTGGCAGCTGGTCTCGGCGGCCGCGGTGGTGCCGCTGCTCGCGGCGGGTTTCGCCGTCCTGCAGGCGCCCGCTTCGGCCGCGCCGAGCAAGCCCACCGTTCCCGCCAAGCCCTCGGCGACCCACAAGGTCACCTTGGTCACCGGCGATGTCGTCACGGTCACCACGATGTCTGACGGCAGGCAGATCGCCGATGTCGACCGGCCGGACAACGCCGTCGGCGGCGTGAAGATCCAGGAGATCAAGGGCGACCTGTACGTCATCCCGGACGAGGCCGCGTCGCTGCTGTACGCGAACAAGCTGGACCGGCGGCTGTTCGACGTCACGGATCTGATCGAGATGGGCTACGACGACGCCAAGTCGTCCCAGGTGCCGCTGATCGCCACGTACACCCCGGCCAAGACCAAGGCCAAGACGGCCGATCCGGCGGCGCCGCGCGGCAGCAGGCTGGTCCGCAGGCTGAACGGCATCCACGGCGCCTCGCTGTCGGCCGACAAGCGGCAGACCCGCACCTTCTGGACCACCGTCGCCCCGCAGGGCGCCACGGCGCTCGGCTCGGGCGTGGCCAAGCTGTGGCTCGACGGCCAGGTCAAGGTCGACCTCAAGGAGAGCGTGCCGCTGATCGGCGCGCCCGAGGCGTGGGCGGCCGGTTACGACGGCCACGGCGTCAAGGTCGCCGTGCTCGACACCGGCATCGACACGACCCACCCCGACCTGGCCACCCAGATCGACGGCACCGCCAGCTTCGTGCCCGGCGAGTCCGTCATCGACATCCACGGCCACGGCACCCACGTCGCCTCGACGATCGTGGGCACCGGCGCCGCCTCCGGCGGCGACTACAAGGGCGTCGCGCCCGGCGCCGACCTGATCGTCGGCAAGGTGCTCGGCGGTGTCGAGGGCAACGGCGCCGACTCGTGGGTCCTCGCGGGCATGGAGTGGGCGGCCCAGCAGGGCGCCGACATCGTGAGCATGAGCCTCGGCGACAGCTTCCCGTCGGACGGCACGGACCCGATGTCGATGGCGGTCGACCAGCTGTCCGCGCAGTACGGCACGCTGTTCGTCATCGCCGCCGGCAACGCGGGTCCGCAGAGCATCTCCGCGCCCGGTGCGGCCGCCTCGGCGCTCACCGTCGCGGCGACCGACAAGCAGGACGGCCTCGCCTACTTCTCCAGCACCGGGCCGCTGACCAACGGTGCCATGAAGCCGGACATCTCCGCGCCGGGCGTCGACATCACCGCCGCCCGTTCGCAGCAGCAGGTCAACCCGGCCAACGACGGCATGTACTGGACCATCAGCGGCACCTCGATGGCCACCCCGCACGTGTCGGGCGCGGCCGCGATCCTGAAGCAGCGGCACCCCGACTGGACCGGCCAGCAGCTCAAGGAAGCGCTGATGAGCAGCGCCAAGGGCCTGGCCGACTGGTACAACCCGTACCAGGTCGGCACCGGACGGCTGGACGTGGCCGCCGCCGTCCGCAACACCGTTCGCGGCACCGGCACGCTGTTCTTCGGCAACTACAAGTGGCCGCACCAGCCGACCGACACCGCCGTCACCAAGGACCTGACCTTCACCAACAGCGGCACCGCCGACGTCACGCTGAACCTGGCGCTGACCGACACCGGTGGCGCGTTCACGCTGGGCGCCGCCACGGTCACCGTGCCGGCCGGCGGGACGGCGACGGTTCCGGTCACCGGCGACCCGCAGGCCGCCCCGAACGGCAGCAACACCGGTTACGTGGTCGGCACCGACGCGGCCACCGGCCAGCCGGTGACCCGCACCTCGGTCGGGCTGCTCAAGGAGGACGAGGCCTACGACCTGAACATCAAGCTGGTCGGGCGGGACGGCAAGCCGGCCTCGGGCTACGTCGGGATCAACCAGGCCGGCAGCGAGTGGCCGTGGTCGCTCTACGTCGAGGGCTCGACGACCCTGCGCATGCCCCCCGGCACCTACACCGTGTCGAGCTACCTCGACGTGGCGGGTGCGAAGGCGGACCGCAGCGGTCTGGCCGTGCTGGTCGACCCGGAGGTCATCCTCGCCGGCGGCCCGGCCGACGTCGCCCTGGACGCGAGCAAGGCGCGCCTGCTGGAGACCGAGGCGCCGCAGCACGCCGAGAACCGGCAGGTCATCGTCAACTACAAGATCCACTTCAACGGGACCGACCCGTGGTACGACATCCGGGGCGGCTACGAGGTCCCGCCGATGTACGACGACGTCTACGTCTCCCCGACGGAGAAGATGACGCAGGGCGAGTTCGTCTTCACCAGCCGCTGGCGCAAGGGAGAGGAGCTGCTCAGCCTGAGCGGGATGGCCGGGCTGCTCCACTTCGAGACGCTGGTGCAGGCGGGCAGCACCCTGGACACCTCCGCGGACACCATGCTGGCGGTCTACGCCGGCAAGGGTGCGCCGGCGGACTACCGCAAGATCAAGGCCAAGGGCAGGCTCGTCGTCGTGCAGCGCAGCGACGAGGTCATGCCCGAGGAGCGCACCGCCGCCGCGATCGCGGCCGGGGCGAAGGCCCTGATCGTGGTCAACGACGCGCCCGGCGGCCTGCTGGAGATCGTCGGGGAGTCGACGATCCCCGTCGCCACCGTGCACCGCGACGCGGGCAAGCTGCTCATCGCGATGGCCAAGCTCGGCTTCGTCAACCTGCGGGTGAAGCAGACGGAATACACCCCGTTCGTGTACGACCTGGCCCGCGCCTACCCCGGCCAGGTGCCGGACAAGCCGCTGGTCTACAAGCCGAGCCAGCGCGACCTCGTGAAGATCGACGCTCGGTACTACAACGCGGGCGCCCCCGCCGAGGGCTCCGGGTTCCGCATCGACCTGACCATCATCCCGGCGCTCGGCTTCCCCGAGCGGGAGTGGCACCCGGGCACCCGGGTCGAGTGGGTCACCCCCGACCAGGAATGGGCGGAGTCGCACGAGCAGAACAGCTACGGCGAGCTGCCGTGGGTCATGGTGTCGGGCGCCAACACGTTCGCCAAGGGCAGCACGCCGCGACTGGACTGGTTCGCCCCGGCGACCCGCCCCGGCATGAGCGACTCCTTCGGCGTGCAGAACTCCCGCGCGCAGAACTACATGACCTGGAACGTCCTGGCCTGGGGCTCGTCCAGCGACGTGATGCGGCTCGGCGGCTACCTGCCGTGGGGCGCGACGCCGGAGCACCTGCAGGTGTTCCAGGGCGACACGCCGATCTACGACAACCAGTTCAGCGGCGACATGCAGTGGCAGGAGGTGCCGGCGGGCAACCTGCCCTACCGCGCCGTCCTGGACGCGGAGCGGCCCGGTGATCTGTTCCGGCTGTCGACCCGTACCCACAGCGAGTGGACCTTCAAGTCCGGCTACGTGGACTCGGACTACTTCGAGCCGTTCTCGGTGCTGAACCTGGACTACGCGCTGGAGACCGACCTGCACGGCGACGTGAAGGCCAACGCGAACCAGCAGATCACGCTGCACCCGGTCTCGATGGACCACGGCACCGTGCCCGGCAAGGTCACCAAGGTGACCCTGTCCGTCTCCTACGACGACGGTGCCACCTGGCAGAAGGTGACCCTGACCAAGGGCGCCGACGGCTACTGGACCGGTTCGTTCAAGACCGCGAACAAGGCCGGCGGCTTCGTCTCGATTCGCGCGAGCGCCGAGACGAACAGCGGCTACAGCGTCAAGAACGAGATCATCCGGGCGTACGGCCTGCGATGA